In a single window of the Methanolobus psychrophilus R15 genome:
- a CDS encoding DNA-directed RNA polymerase subunit alpha — protein MKELPSIPKRIGAIKFGLLSPREVRKMSVTSIVTADTYDDDGYPIDMGLMDLRLGVIDPGLKCKTCGSRAGECPGHFGHIELVAPVIHVGFNKTIRKALRSICHNCSRLLLTADQKRNFLAQLESSKDMGHLPDDIVNEVFKEARKTKICPYCSSEQKEVKFEKPTDYIEDGHKLTPTEIRDRFENIPDEDVKVLGMDPSSARPEWTILTVLPVPPVTVRPSITLESGQRSEDDLTHKLVDIIRINQRFQENRDAGAPQLIIEDLWELLQYHVTTFFDNEVSGVPPARHRSGRPLKTLTQRLKGKEGRFRGSLSGKRVNFSARTVVSPEPNLSINEVGVPFEIAHQMTIPERVTTRNIDLLRMYVLRGSEVHPGANYVIREDGRRIRVSEINKEELAEKIQTGWVVERQLMDGDIVLFNRQPSLHKMSIMAHRVKVLPYKTFRLNPAVCPPYNADFDGDEMNMHVLQTEESRAEASILMQVQENILSPRFGGPIIGGIHDHISGLFLLTRNENSITKTAALELLRKSDIRVLPEPSSYTADGEPLWNGKQIFSQILPKGLYLEFPAQVCFKCDTCKKRDCEYEAYVVIENGEMIQGTIDEQAIGAFKGKILDKVVKEYGTEAGAKFVDDFTRLAIRGVMKTGLSFGISDEDIPTTAKMQIANLLNEAEENVQRLIQAYEAKELEALPGRTMDETIEMKIMQELGKARDQTGNIAGRQLGLENSAVIMAKSGARGSMLNLTQMAACVGQQAVRGERIRRGYNGRTLPHFDKGDLGADARGFVKASYKSGLNPTEYFFHAIGGREGLVDTAVRTSQSGYLQRRLVNALQDLEVQYDGSVRETRGVIVQFKYGEDGIDSTKSDYSKPEAVHRIVRTVTGREVN, from the coding sequence ATGAAAGAGCTACCATCTATCCCAAAAAGGATCGGCGCTATAAAGTTCGGTCTGCTGTCACCCAGAGAAGTCAGAAAGATGAGTGTGACCTCCATCGTCACTGCGGATACATACGATGACGACGGTTACCCCATAGATATGGGCCTCATGGACCTGCGGCTTGGAGTCATTGACCCGGGTCTTAAGTGCAAGACCTGCGGAAGCCGTGCAGGCGAATGCCCCGGCCATTTCGGACATATCGAACTTGTTGCTCCTGTCATCCATGTTGGTTTCAACAAAACCATCAGAAAGGCACTACGTTCCATCTGCCACAACTGCAGCAGGCTTTTGCTCACTGCCGACCAGAAGAGGAATTTTCTGGCACAGTTAGAGAGTTCAAAGGATATGGGGCATCTGCCCGACGACATCGTCAACGAAGTGTTCAAAGAGGCACGCAAGACAAAGATATGCCCTTACTGCTCCTCAGAGCAGAAAGAGGTAAAGTTCGAAAAGCCTACTGATTACATAGAGGATGGTCACAAGCTTACTCCCACTGAGATCAGGGACCGCTTCGAGAACATACCTGACGAGGATGTAAAAGTACTTGGCATGGATCCGAGCAGTGCAAGGCCAGAATGGACTATTCTTACAGTTCTTCCTGTGCCGCCGGTCACCGTAAGGCCATCCATTACCCTGGAATCCGGCCAGAGGAGTGAGGACGATCTTACACACAAGCTTGTGGATATCATCCGCATCAATCAGAGGTTCCAGGAGAACAGAGATGCAGGCGCTCCCCAGCTCATCATCGAGGACCTGTGGGAATTGCTGCAGTACCACGTGACAACATTCTTTGATAATGAGGTGTCCGGTGTCCCTCCTGCAAGGCACAGATCCGGAAGGCCTTTAAAGACCCTCACCCAGCGTTTGAAAGGAAAGGAAGGGCGTTTCAGAGGGAGTCTGTCAGGTAAGCGTGTCAATTTCTCGGCGCGTACCGTCGTGTCCCCTGAACCCAACCTGAGTATAAATGAAGTAGGAGTGCCTTTTGAGATCGCTCACCAGATGACAATACCTGAAAGGGTGACCACAAGGAACATTGACCTGCTGCGTATGTACGTCCTCAGGGGCAGCGAAGTGCACCCTGGTGCAAACTACGTGATACGCGAAGATGGAAGACGTATACGGGTATCTGAGATCAATAAAGAAGAGCTTGCTGAGAAGATACAGACAGGATGGGTCGTTGAGAGGCAGCTTATGGATGGCGACATAGTTCTCTTCAACAGACAGCCTTCCCTGCACAAGATGAGTATCATGGCCCACAGGGTAAAGGTCCTTCCTTACAAGACCTTCAGGCTGAACCCGGCCGTATGCCCCCCATATAATGCGGACTTTGACGGTGACGAGATGAACATGCACGTTCTCCAGACCGAAGAGTCAAGGGCTGAGGCAAGCATCCTCATGCAGGTACAGGAGAACATTCTTTCCCCGCGTTTCGGAGGACCTATCATTGGTGGCATACATGACCACATATCAGGGCTTTTCCTGCTCACGAGAAACGAGAACAGCATTACCAAGACAGCTGCACTTGAGCTACTCAGGAAGTCAGACATAAGGGTCCTGCCGGAGCCTTCAAGCTACACCGCAGATGGCGAACCCCTCTGGAATGGAAAGCAGATATTCAGCCAGATATTACCCAAAGGACTTTATCTGGAATTTCCTGCACAGGTATGTTTCAAGTGTGACACATGCAAGAAGAGGGACTGCGAATACGAAGCTTACGTGGTCATAGAAAATGGTGAGATGATACAGGGAACCATTGACGAGCAGGCCATAGGCGCCTTCAAGGGCAAGATCCTTGACAAAGTTGTCAAGGAATACGGCACTGAAGCCGGGGCCAAATTCGTGGATGATTTCACAAGACTTGCAATACGCGGCGTCATGAAGACCGGCCTTAGTTTCGGAATTAGTGACGAGGACATACCGACCACAGCCAAGATGCAGATCGCCAACCTTCTGAATGAAGCCGAGGAGAATGTCCAGCGGCTTATTCAGGCTTATGAGGCAAAGGAGCTCGAAGCACTGCCAGGGCGTACGATGGATGAGACCATTGAAATGAAAATCATGCAGGAACTGGGTAAAGCCAGGGACCAGACCGGTAATATTGCAGGAAGGCAGCTGGGTCTTGAGAACTCCGCAGTTATAATGGCAAAGTCAGGAGCCAGAGGTTCAATGCTTAACCTTACCCAGATGGCGGCCTGTGTCGGACAGCAGGCAGTTCGTGGTGAGAGGATCAGAAGAGGATACAACGGAAGAACCCTCCCTCACTTTGACAAAGGTGACCTCGGTGCCGATGCGCGTGGTTTCGTCAAGGCCAGTTACAAGAGCGGGCTCAATCCGACCGAGTATTTCTTCCACGCAATCGGTGGACGAGAAGGTCTTGTGGATACTGCGGTGCGTACATCACAGTCAGGATACCTGCAGAGGAGGCTTGTGAATGCATTGCAGGACCTTGAGGTACAGTATGACGGATCCGTCCGTGAGACACGCGGCGTCATCGTACAGTTCAAGTACGGAGAAGACGGCATAGACTCCACAAAGAGTGACTACAGCAAGCCGGAAGCTGTGCATCGTATAGTAAGGACGGTTACAGGAAGAGAGGTGAACTAA